One stretch of Miscanthus floridulus cultivar M001 chromosome 18, ASM1932011v1, whole genome shotgun sequence DNA includes these proteins:
- the LOC136524153 gene encoding putative disease resistance protein RGA4 — translation MVEVGELLASVILKEVLGKLNKVTLDAAWKEIALQLNFSKDLESIKDNRSFVKSFLKDAERQSSKRESVHHTLKKLKAAAYDLEDMLLLFESLTTAHEGQGLRKTKKDLLSCFERLKMPHKVKRMRETIEEIVDHQSKFNFIQHPSTDPDDEEVIKNNRKTTSFNSEITVGRINEKESIISLLFTDGEPSIVPIYGIGVGKTTLAQLVYNDARTKDFFDVQAWVYVSVKFGLFSIGTSILSQLDNSSGSNNGSDLQSVLNNLSTIINNKRFLLVLDDIWKEGPLKLEKNNDNCC, via the exons AAAGAGATTGCTTTGCAGCTGAATTTCAGTAAAGATTTAGAGAGCATCAAGGACAATCGGTCCTTCGTTAAATCTTTCCTCAAGGACGCGGAGAGGCAGTCGTCAAAGCGTGAGAGCGTCCATCACAcgctcaagaagctcaaggctGCGGCTTATGACTTGGAGGATATGCTGCTTCTCTTCGAGTCCTTGACAACGGCCCACGAGGGCCAAGGCCTCCGCAAAACTAAAAAG GATTTACTTTCATGCTTTGAAAGGTTGAAGATGCCTCATAAAGTGAAAAGGATGAGGGAAACGATAGAGGAGATAGTAGATCATCAGAGCAAATTCAACTTCATACAGCACCCTAGCACGGATCCGGATGATGAGGAAGTCATCAAGAATAATCGGAAAACCACATCGTTTAACAGTGAAATTACCGTTGGGAGGATCAATGAGAAAGAAAGCATTATCAGTTTGCTTTTTACAGATGGAGAACCATCCATCGTTCCTATTTATGGTATTGGAGTAGGTAAAACTACCCTTGCGCAATTGGTCTACAACGATGCTAGAACCAAGGATTTTTTTGATGTTCAAGCATGGGTCTATGTGTCAGTAAAATTTGGTTTGTTTTCCATCGGTACATCTATTCTCTCCCAACTGGATAACTCAAGTGGCTCTAACAATGGTTCTGATTTACAGTCTGTCCTAAACAATCTGAGCACTATTATCAACAATAAGCGATTTCTTCTTGTTCTAGATGACATCTGGAAAGAAGGCCCATTAAAGTTGGAAAAAAATAATGACAACTGTTGCTAG